One window of the Chloracidobacterium sp. genome contains the following:
- a CDS encoding DEAD/DEAH box helicase family protein: MKINSQIELCVRTDISPYRHPRLLEALEKDLTFENPKFKEAERLGFSTFSIPRTLKLVYQSPAGTWYIPRGHVRTVLKHFPDEKIEHLTCDAWNQHVLYFNEDFSLDERQLRCLEAIGKKKQGLILAATSSGKSAIILAAIAKLQQNALIIVNRQVLLDQLLEDAEKYLSGCTIGVLNGRNKEIGQVTFAIDKTLQELLRSEDEKARNNPHDPELLRNKFGLIIVDEVHTASCPTMTSILSRLPAKHRYGLTGTLKRKDRLEFYIYGLFGEVIAEVSKDEIIEAGRAVPYTVHLLETEAVVTNGPDNESPTAYWKRIDTELHASEQRENILFEAVRASILAGETPAIGFRYVEPCKRLVARLAEAGLPVSLLIGGVKDPRTVCTEVQEGKTKGIVATYGTFATGVNIPKLDHLFIASPSYSNELLLHQLRGRILRNDAGKKKAKVTFLFDEYVFPRHKVNRVVRILER, from the coding sequence ATGAAAATCAATTCCCAAATCGAACTTTGTGTCCGTACCGATATCTCTCCGTACCGGCACCCGAGACTCCTTGAAGCTCTCGAAAAGGATCTCACGTTCGAGAATCCCAAGTTCAAAGAAGCAGAGCGATTAGGCTTCTCGACATTCTCAATCCCAAGAACCCTAAAACTCGTCTATCAGTCTCCGGCGGGAACGTGGTACATCCCGCGCGGTCATGTTCGTACCGTCCTCAAACATTTTCCTGATGAAAAGATTGAACATTTGACCTGCGATGCGTGGAATCAGCATGTCCTCTATTTCAATGAAGATTTCTCCCTCGATGAACGCCAACTCCGATGCCTTGAAGCTATCGGAAAAAAGAAACAAGGACTGATTCTCGCGGCAACAAGCTCCGGCAAGTCAGCGATCATCCTCGCCGCGATCGCGAAACTCCAGCAAAACGCTCTTATCATTGTGAACCGACAAGTCCTCCTCGATCAACTCCTTGAAGATGCCGAGAAGTACCTGTCCGGCTGCACCATCGGTGTTCTGAACGGCCGGAACAAAGAAATAGGCCAAGTGACTTTCGCCATCGACAAGACCTTGCAAGAACTCCTCCGGAGCGAGGACGAGAAGGCAAGGAATAATCCCCATGATCCGGAACTCCTCCGGAACAAATTTGGCCTTATCATCGTGGACGAGGTTCACACCGCAAGCTGTCCCACGATGACCTCCATTCTTTCACGCCTTCCGGCCAAGCATCGCTACGGTCTTACCGGTACGCTTAAACGCAAAGATAGACTCGAGTTCTACATCTATGGACTGTTTGGCGAAGTCATCGCAGAAGTCTCAAAGGACGAGATCATCGAAGCCGGTCGCGCTGTTCCCTATACCGTCCACCTCCTTGAAACCGAGGCCGTGGTCACGAATGGCCCTGACAATGAATCCCCGACGGCCTACTGGAAACGCATAGATACCGAGCTACATGCCTCCGAACAACGCGAGAATATCCTTTTTGAAGCTGTCCGAGCCTCTATATTGGCCGGAGAGACTCCTGCTATCGGCTTTAGGTATGTTGAGCCATGTAAACGCCTAGTCGCGCGCCTCGCAGAAGCAGGGCTTCCGGTATCCCTCCTAATAGGCGGAGTAAAAGACCCCCGTACCGTATGTACGGAAGTGCAGGAAGGAAAAACCAAAGGGATCGTCGCAACTTATGGCACGTTTGCTACCGGAGTAAACATCCCGAAGCTCGATCATCTGTTTATCGCTTCCCCTTCTTACTCAAATGAATTGCTCCTGCACCAGCTCCGAGGGCGTATCCTCCGGAACGACGCGGGAAAGAAAAAAGCAAAGGTCACGTTCCTGTTCGACGAGTACGTTTTCCCCAGACACAAAGTAAACCGTGTTGTCCGTATCCTTGAACGATGA
- a CDS encoding HNH endonuclease, translated as MRHQKRVGCSKKCTSKNASGINSWNFAGDRAFKRGKKDGYIMFYKPDHPAANRTGRLPEHRLIMERRIGRYLKKGEFVHHVNGLKSDNRIENLFLCNSFQHLKLHQDIEAFLPDLMRRNIIGFNHKTGRYTLL; from the coding sequence TTGAGACACCAGAAACGCGTCGGCTGCTCAAAGAAATGTACCTCGAAAAATGCGTCAGGCATCAATAGCTGGAATTTTGCCGGTGATAGAGCGTTCAAGCGCGGCAAAAAAGACGGTTATATTATGTTTTATAAGCCGGATCATCCGGCCGCGAACCGCACGGGTAGGTTGCCCGAGCATCGTCTTATCATGGAGAGGCGTATTGGGAGATATTTGAAGAAGGGTGAGTTTGTACACCATGTAAACGGATTAAAGTCCGATAATAGGATAGAAAATCTGTTTCTGTGCAATAGTTTCCAACACCTAAAACTGCATCAAGATATCGAGGCTTTTCTCCCCGACCTTATGCGTAGGAATATAATCGGGTTTAATCACAAAACAGGTAGATATACACTCCTCTAA